A genomic stretch from Anoplolepis gracilipes chromosome 16, ASM4749672v1, whole genome shotgun sequence includes:
- the Fdx1 gene encoding adrenodoxin-like protein 1, mitochondrial — protein sequence MTFILRSLSFYLKQKYVPINHLVRISNHEIHTSKCMFHGEYEMKDPETEADIVNVTFIDKKGKKIIIKGKVGDNVLYLAHRYGIEMEGACEASLACTTCHIYVHHDYMDKLPVSEEKEEDLLDLAPFLKENSRLGCQIILTKELDGIELELPKATRNFYVDGHTPTPH from the exons atgacatttatacTACGATCCTTGTCATTCTATCTGAAACAAAAGTATGTACCTATAAATCATTTGGTTAGGATATCTAACCATGAAATTCATACGTCAAAat GTATGTTTCATGGTGAATATGAAATGAAAGATCCTGAAACAGAAGCTGATAT AGTTAATGTcacttttatcgataaaaaaggcaaaaagattataataaaaggaaaagTAGGAGATAATGTACTTTATTTGGCTCATAGATATGGTATTGAAATGGAAGGAGCATGCGAGGCTTCCTTAGCATGTACAACTTGTCACATATATGTGCACCATGATTATATGGATAAACTTCCAGTTTCtgaggaaaaagaagaagatcTCTTAGATTTAGCACCTTTTCTAAAGGAAAATTCTAGACTAG gttgtcaaataattttgacaaaagaATTAGATGGCATAGAGCTAGAATTACCTAAAGCGACTAGAAATTTCTATGTGGATGGACATACCCCAACTCCGCATTAA
- the Pfas gene encoding phosphoribosylformylglycinamidine synthase: MCEILRFYKAPGLKAGQLRSKLHRVSEIETSVTDLETELCYYVEVTEPLQEEEIRILKWILSPPFEAKCLQYDSVFKNTPDHAIVIEIGPRLNFSTAFSTNVVSICKSVKLNKVTRIEVATRYCIKFKGAIDKKVESKIVDVLGDRMTECRYVKSIETFDHGFRPEKWFEVDLMKEGRKALEEVNLKLGLAFDDWDLDFYTKLFLEKLKRNPTSVECFDLAQSNSEHSRHWFFKGRIILDGKEEEKSLIDMIIDTQNYSNPNNVIKFSDNSSAIEGFQIPVMRPRETCKCSNFYLETIKQHLIFTAETHNFPTGVAPFSGATTGTGGRLRDIQGIGRGGNYIAGTAGYSVGNLNISGYDLPWEDKDAVYPSNMASPLEIIIEASNGASDYGNKFGEPVVSGFARSYGATNHAGIRREWIKPIMFSGGLGTMDANFTNKVPAKRGMEVVKIGGPVYRIGVGGGSASSVEVQGDNSIELDFGAVQRGDPEMEQKLNRLVRACVEMGDDNPILSIHDQGAGGNGNVLKELVEPAGAVIFTKNFDLGDPSISTLELWGAEYQESNAILCKSEDEDLLKRIAAREKCPINFVGTVTGNGKIIVSEEEDRKQVSRYFEDKDDNLDDSKYPVNLELEVILGKMPRKIFNLDTISPQRLPMNLPDELTVRSALDRVLRLPSVASKRYLTNKVDRCVTGLVAQQQCVGPLHTPLADVAVVAVSYFSKEGIATSIGEQPIKGLVNEAAGARMTVAEALSNLVFARITSLQDVKCSGNWMWPAKLLGEGAALYEACSAMCSLMKELGVAVDGGKDSLSMATRVDGDVVKAPGTLVVSCYAPCPDIRRVITPDLKGPAAGRQSYLLFVDLSRGKSRLGGTALSQVYSQLGDDVPDVEDAETFRNAFDATQQLIANEKVLAGHDVSDGGLITCLLEMCFAGISGINVNITHKTASAINILFAEEVGWILEVDEKHHDEAMGMFQRYKVPVYLIGKSAGFGMNSEVVVKVHGFVALKTTVIDSMTIWEETSYQLECHQTNVTCALEEFSKLRERTVPAYHLNFDLFKSHWLLKNLPKNIKVAVIREEGINGDREMVASLLQAGFEVWDVTMQDLLKDYVTLDTFRGVIFPGGFSYADVCGSAKGWAASFLFHPSLREQLRRFVARENTFSLGVCNGCQLMSLLGWVGDEDIEKNTGGGIYLDHNLSERFECRWSTVKIENSPSIMLKGMENSILGIWVAHGEGRFTFREEVLESLKENNCLPIRYTDDYGNPTEQYPMNPNGSTNGIAAVCSKNGRHLAMMPHPERCTQMWQWPWKPTEWNLEASSPWQRLFDNAYIWCQEHD, from the exons ATGTGCGAGATCTTGAGGTTCTACAAGGCTCCCGGATTGAAGGCGGGTCAGCTGAGGAGCAAACTACACAGGGTGTCGGAAATCGAGACCTCGGTGACCGATCTCGAGACAGAATTGTGTTATTACGTGGAAGTCACAGAACCGCTCCAGGAAGAGGAAATCAGGATATTAAAGTGGATCCTGTCCCCTCCTTTCGAAGCAAAATGCTTGCAATATGACAGCGTGTTCAAAAATACTCCAGATCATGCTATTGTCATTGAAATTGGACCCAg GTTGAACTTCTCAACAGCATTTTCCACTAATGTAGTTTCCATTTGTAAATCTGTGAAATTGAATAAAGTCACGAGAATAGAAGTGGCAACCAGGTATTGCATCAAGTTTAAAGGAGCAATTGACAAGAAAGTAGAAAGCAAa ATTGTAGATGTACTGGGAGACAGAATGACAGAATGCAGATATGTAAAATCCATCGAAACATTTGATCATGGCTTTAGACCAGAGAAGTGGTTTGAAGTTGATTTAATGAAAGAAGGCAGGAAAGCTTTGGAAGaagttaatttgaaattag gCTTGGCATTTGACGACTGGGATTTAGacttttacacaaaattatttcttgaaaaattaaaacgcaATCCAACAAGCGTAGAGTGCTTTGACCTTGCTCAATCTAATAGCGAACATAGTCGTCACTGGTTCTTCAAGGGACGCATTATTTTGGACggcaaagaagaagaaaaatccTTGATCGACATGATTATAGATacgcaaaattattcaaatccGAACAATGTGATTAAATTTAGCGACAATAGCAGTGCTATAGAAGGATTTCAAATCCCTGTTATGCGTCCTCGAGAAACCTGCAAGTGTAGCAATTTTTATCTGGAAACCATCAAGCAGCATCTCATTTTTACAGCGGAAACGCACAACTTTCCGACTGGTGTGGCACCTTTTAg tGGTGCAACGACGGGTACCGGAGGGCGATTAAGAGACATTCAAGGAATTGGCAGAGGAGGAAATTACATAGCAGGCACTGCAGGTTACAGTGTTGGCAATCTTAATATTTcag GCTATGATTTGCCATGGGAGGATAAGGATGCAGTTTATCCCAGTAACATGGCATCGCCGTTAGAGATAATAATCGAAGCCAGTAATGGCGCTTCCGATTATGGGAACAAATTTGGGGAGCCTGTTGTGTCTGGCTTTGCGCGTTCTTATGGAGCGACTAATCACGCGGGAATTAGACGAGAATGGATCAAGCCTATAATGTTTAGTGGAGGATTAGGAACGATGGACGCAAATTTTACTAATAAG GTTCCAGCAAAACGAGGAATGGAGGTGGTCAAGATCGGTGGACCCGTTTATCGAATCGGCGTAGGTGGTGGTTCGGCGAGTTCTGTGGAGGTGCAGGGTGACAACAGCATCGAACTGGACTTTGGTGCCGTACAGCGTGGCGATCCTGAAATGGAGCAGAAATTAAATCGCTtggtgcgtgcatgcgtggaAATGGGTGACGATAATCCGATCCTCAGTATCCACGATCAGGGCGCTGGCGGTAACGGTAACGTCCTCAAGGAACTGGTGGAGCCTGCTGGTGCCGTCATCTTTACTAAGAATTTCGACCTCGGCGACCCCAGTATCAGTACGTTAGAACTCTGGGGCGCGGAGTATCAAGAGAGCAACGCGATTCTATGCAAATCGGAGGACGAGGATTTACTGAAGAGAATCGCCGCGCGTGAAAAGTGCCCCATCAATTTCGTCGGCACTGTTACTGGAAACGGAAAGATCATCGTTTCCGAAGAGGAGGATCGTAAACAGGTGTCAAGGTACTTTGAAGATAAAGACGATAACCTGGACGACAGCAAGTATCCGGTGAATCTGGAGTTAGAAGTTATTCTTGGAAAAATGCCCCGTAAAATTTTCAACCTGGATACGATATCGCCGCAGAGGCTTCCCATGAACTTGCCCGATGAATTAACAGTTCGCAGCGCCTTGGACAGAGTTCTTCGGTTACCTTCGGTGGCTAGCAAgcg GTATCTAACGAATAAGGTGGACCGTTGCGTGACAGGCTTAGTGGCCCAGCAACAGTGTGTCGGTCCATTACACACTCCTCTGGCGGACGTTGCAGTGGTGGCTGTTTCATACTTTTCCAAAGAAGGCATCGCGACGTCCATCGGCGAGCAGCCGATCAAGGGGTTGGTGAACGAAGCGGCCGGTGCTCGAATGACAGTTGCTGAGGCTCTCAGCAACCTGGTGTTCGCGCGTATCACGAGTCTGCAAGACGTCAAGTGCAGCGGCAACTGGATGTGGCCGGCGAAACTCCTGGGCGAAGGTGCGGCCCTCTACGAGGCCTGCTCGGCGATGTGCTCGCTGATGAAGGAACTCGGAGTCGCGGTTGACGGTGGCAAGGACTCACTCAGCATGGCCACGCGGGTCGACGGTGATGTTGTCAAGGCACCCGGTACTCTCGTCGTGTCCTGCTACGCGCCATGTCCAGACATTCGCCGAGTGATCACCCCGGACCTCAAGGGTCCCGCTGCGGGACGGCAGAGTTACTTGCTCTTTGTTGATTTGTCTCGCGGGAAGAGTAGGCTCGGTGGGACGGCTCTGTCTCAAGTTTACAGTCAATTGGGCGACGACGTGCCGGATGTTGAAGACGCGGAGACTTTCAGAAACGCCTTCGACGCCACGCAACAATTAATCGCCAACGAAAAAGTCCTCGCCGGTCATGACGTCAGCGACGGTGGACTGATCACATGCCTCCTAGAGATGTGCTTTGCCGGAATCTCAGGGATAAATGTCAACATAACTCACAAGACTGCATCTGCCATTAACATTTTGTTTGCCGAGGAGGTTGGCTGGATACTGGAAGTCGACGAGAAACATCACGATGAAGCGATGGGCATGTTTCAGCGCTACAAAGTCCCCGTGTACTTGATCGGGAAATCCGCGGGCTTCGGAATGAACTCGGAAGTGGTCGTCAAGGTGCATGGATTTGTCGCGCTAAAAACTACGGTAATCGATTCGATGACCATTTGGGAAGAGACCAGTTACCAGCTGGAGTGTCATCAGACAAACGTCACGTGTGCCTTAGAGGAATTCTCTAAACTACGGGAGCGAACCGTTCCTGCTTACCATTTGAATTTCGATCTTTTCAAGTCTCATTGGTTACTAAAGAATCTGCCAAAGAATATCAAAGTAGCCGTGATAAGAGAAGAAGGTATCAACGGAGACAGAGAGATGGTCGCTTCTCTATTGCAAGCTGGCTTCGAAGTTTGGGACGTTACAATGCAAGATCTGCTGAAGGACTATGTCACCTTGGATACCTTCAGAGGTGTCATTTTCCCCGGAGGGTTCAGCTATGCTGACGTCTGTGGTTCAGCCAAGGGCTGGGCAGCCAGCTTCCTCTTCCATCCATCTCTACGTGAGCAGTTACGGCGATTCGTCGCTCGCGAAAACACTTTCAGTCTGGGAGTGTGTAATGGTTGTCAATTGATGAGTCTGCTAGGATGGGTGGGTGACgaagatattgaaaaaaatacaggCGGCGGAATTTATTTGGATCATAATCTTTCCGAGAGATTCGAATGTAGGTGGAGCACAGTTAAGATCGAGAACTCGCCGTCGATTATGTTAAAAGGAATGGAGAATAGCATTCTTGGCATATGGGTAGCTCATGGAGAGGGCAGGTTCACTTTCCGCGAGGAAGTTCTAGAATCTCTCAAGGAAAATAACTGCTTACCAATCAG atatacggACGATTACGGCAACCCTACTGAACAGTATCCTATGAATCCGAACGGCAGTACAAATGGCATAGCCGCTGTTTGCTCTAAAAACGGTCGACATCTGGCGATGATGCCGCATCCGGAGAGGTGTACGCAAATGTGGCAATGGCCTTGGAAACCAACAGAGTGGAATTTGGAAGCCTCATCGCCGTGGCAGCGACTTTTCGACAATGCGTACATCTGGTGTCAAGAGCACGactaa